A window of the Nyctibius grandis isolate bNycGra1 chromosome 9, bNycGra1.pri, whole genome shotgun sequence genome harbors these coding sequences:
- the C9H2orf76 gene encoding UPF0538 protein C2orf76 homolog isoform X2 — MSAESSTITVRLVRSFEHRNFRPVVYHGVNLDQTVKQFITFVRKDVPSRTGLPPPFKNYKYDTMKIIHQAHKSKTGELVVSLEDDDKLILKEDSTLKAAGVALVNVLKGTNDCWEASAFKDQLACF; from the exons ATGTCAGCAGAAAGCTCAACCATCACAGTTCGTCTTGTTCGCTCTTTTGAACACCGGAACTTCAGACCCGTGGTGTATCATGGAGTTAACTTGGATCAGACAGTAAAGCAGTTCATTACTTTTGTGCGGAAGG atgTGCCTTCAAGAACAGgacttcctcctcctttcaaaAATTACAAGTATG atacaATGAAGATTATTCATCAAGCACACAAATCTAAG ACCGGTGAACTTGTAGTGAGTTTGGAAGACGATGACAAACTGATTTTGAAAGAAGACAGTACGCTGAAAGCAGCTGGAGTAG CCCTCGTTAACGTGCTGAAGGGGACAAATGACTGTTGGGAGGCTTCTGCGTTCAAGGACCAGCTCGCCTGTTTCTAG
- the STEAP3 gene encoding metalloreductase STEAP3 isoform X2 produces MSRGDMAKPLLGHRSMEGDPSITPAAGRTIGVLGSGDFARSLAIRLVCSGFKVVVGSRNPKRKAGLFPSAAEVTFQAEAVKKTDVIFVAVFREHYSTLCDLADVLAGKILVDVSNNTEINHHKESNAEYLASLFPACTVVKGFNVVSAWTLQSGARDGNKQVLICSNNQEAKRTVAEIAQVMGFTPVDMGCMSSAREIENIPLRLLPAWKIPIFLALGLFLCFFTYNLIRQVIHPYIREQKNKLYKIPIEVVNTTLPCVAYVMLSLVYLPGVLAACLQLYHGTKYRRFPDWLDQWLQHRKQIGLLSFFCAALHAVYSLCLPMRRSHRYQLIETAVKQAVEKKMTVWVEEEVWRMEIYLSVGIIALGLLSLLAITSLPSVANSLNWREFSFIQIGQREHINSHHMSQGRAAAAGTLDRSILA; encoded by the exons ATGTCCAGAGGAGACATGGCCAAACCCCTCCTGGGCCATCGGAGCATGGAGGGAGACCCCAGCATCACTCCTGCGGCCGGCCGCACCATCGGAGTGCTGGGGAGCGGGGACTTCGCGCGGTCATTGGCCATCCGACTGGTGTGCTCTGGGTTCAAGGTGGTGGTTGGCAGCCGCAACCCAAAGCGAAAAGCCGGCCTCTTCCCTTCCGCAGCAGAAGTCACCTTCCAGGCTGAGGCGGTGAAGAAGACGGATGTCATTTTTGTGGCGGTTTTCAGGGAACATTACTCCACCCTCTGTGACCTGGCTGATGTGCTGGCGGGCAAGATCCTGGTGGACGTTAGTAACAACACCGAGATCAACCATCACAAAGAATCCAACGCCGAGTACTTGGCTTCCCTGTTCCCAGCCTGCACCGTTGTCAAGGGGTTTAATGTGGTTTCTGCATGGACGCTGCAGTCAGGTGCCAGGGATGGAAATAAGCAG GTTCTGATTTGCTCAAATAACCAAGAAGCCAAGCGCACCGTAGCAGAGATCGCTCAAGTCATGGGATTCACCCCTGTGGACATGGGCTGCATGTCGTCAGCCCGTGAGATCGAGAACATTCCCCTGCGCCTCTTGCCAGCCTGGAAAATCCCCATCTTTTTGGCTCTGGGgctctttctttgcttcttcaCTTACAACCTGATCCGGCAGGTCATCCACCCTTACATCAGGGAGCAGAAGAACAAGTTGTACAAGATCCCCATCGAGGTGGTCAACACAACGCTGCCTTGCGTGGCCTATGTCATGCTGTCTCTGGTCTACCTGCCTGGAGTGCTGGCAGCCTGCTTGCAGCTCTACCACGGCACCAAATACAGGCGCTTTCCAGATTGGCTCGACCAGTGGCTCCAGCACCGAAAGCAGATTGGTCTCCTCAGCTTCTTCTGCGCGGCTTTGCATGCCGTGTACAGCCTCTGTCTGCCCATGCGCCGCTCCCACCGCTACCAGTTAATCGAGACGGCCGTCAAGCAG GCTGTGGAGAAGAAGATGACTGTCTGGGTAGAGGAGGAAGTCTGGAGGATGGAGATTTATCTTTCTGTTGGAATAATTGCCCTGGGCTTGCTGTCGTTACTTGCCATCACTTCACTTCCGTCCGTCGCAAACTCTCTCAACTGGAGGGAATTCAGTTTCATTCAG ATCGGACAACGGGAGCATATTAATTCTCACCACATGTCTCAGGGgagggctgcagctgctgggacgTTGGATAGATCGATCCTGGCTTAG
- the STEAP3 gene encoding metalloreductase STEAP3 isoform X1 → MSRGDMAKPLLGHRSMEGDPSITPAAGRTIGVLGSGDFARSLAIRLVCSGFKVVVGSRNPKRKAGLFPSAAEVTFQAEAVKKTDVIFVAVFREHYSTLCDLADVLAGKILVDVSNNTEINHHKESNAEYLASLFPACTVVKGFNVVSAWTLQSGARDGNKQVLICSNNQEAKRTVAEIAQVMGFTPVDMGCMSSAREIENIPLRLLPAWKIPIFLALGLFLCFFTYNLIRQVIHPYIREQKNKLYKIPIEVVNTTLPCVAYVMLSLVYLPGVLAACLQLYHGTKYRRFPDWLDQWLQHRKQIGLLSFFCAALHAVYSLCLPMRRSHRYQLIETAVKQAVEKKMTVWVEEEVWRMEIYLSVGIIALGLLSLLAITSLPSVANSLNWREFSFIQSTLGFIALVISTLHTLTYGWSRAFDENQYKFYLPPTYTLTLLVPCTVILAKVIFSLPCVQQRLLRIRRGWEKGRYVKFVLPSATGEYSSGESSSNV, encoded by the exons ATGTCCAGAGGAGACATGGCCAAACCCCTCCTGGGCCATCGGAGCATGGAGGGAGACCCCAGCATCACTCCTGCGGCCGGCCGCACCATCGGAGTGCTGGGGAGCGGGGACTTCGCGCGGTCATTGGCCATCCGACTGGTGTGCTCTGGGTTCAAGGTGGTGGTTGGCAGCCGCAACCCAAAGCGAAAAGCCGGCCTCTTCCCTTCCGCAGCAGAAGTCACCTTCCAGGCTGAGGCGGTGAAGAAGACGGATGTCATTTTTGTGGCGGTTTTCAGGGAACATTACTCCACCCTCTGTGACCTGGCTGATGTGCTGGCGGGCAAGATCCTGGTGGACGTTAGTAACAACACCGAGATCAACCATCACAAAGAATCCAACGCCGAGTACTTGGCTTCCCTGTTCCCAGCCTGCACCGTTGTCAAGGGGTTTAATGTGGTTTCTGCATGGACGCTGCAGTCAGGTGCCAGGGATGGAAATAAGCAG GTTCTGATTTGCTCAAATAACCAAGAAGCCAAGCGCACCGTAGCAGAGATCGCTCAAGTCATGGGATTCACCCCTGTGGACATGGGCTGCATGTCGTCAGCCCGTGAGATCGAGAACATTCCCCTGCGCCTCTTGCCAGCCTGGAAAATCCCCATCTTTTTGGCTCTGGGgctctttctttgcttcttcaCTTACAACCTGATCCGGCAGGTCATCCACCCTTACATCAGGGAGCAGAAGAACAAGTTGTACAAGATCCCCATCGAGGTGGTCAACACAACGCTGCCTTGCGTGGCCTATGTCATGCTGTCTCTGGTCTACCTGCCTGGAGTGCTGGCAGCCTGCTTGCAGCTCTACCACGGCACCAAATACAGGCGCTTTCCAGATTGGCTCGACCAGTGGCTCCAGCACCGAAAGCAGATTGGTCTCCTCAGCTTCTTCTGCGCGGCTTTGCATGCCGTGTACAGCCTCTGTCTGCCCATGCGCCGCTCCCACCGCTACCAGTTAATCGAGACGGCCGTCAAGCAG GCTGTGGAGAAGAAGATGACTGTCTGGGTAGAGGAGGAAGTCTGGAGGATGGAGATTTATCTTTCTGTTGGAATAATTGCCCTGGGCTTGCTGTCGTTACTTGCCATCACTTCACTTCCGTCCGTCGCAAACTCTCTCAACTGGAGGGAATTCAGTTTCATTCAG tCCACCCTTGGATTTATTGCCTTGGTAATCAGCACTCTGCACACACTCACGTACGGATGGTCGAGGGCCTTCGATGAGAACCAGTACAAATTCTACCTGCCTCCGACCTACACCCTCACGCTGCTCGTCCCATGTACTGTGATCCTAGCAAAAGTCATCTTCAGTTTGCCCTGCGTCCAGCAAAGACTTCTGCGAAtcaggaggggctgggagaaggggagatACGTGAAGTTTGTTCTGCCCAGCGCGACGGGGGAATACTCAAGCGGGGAGAGCTCTAGCAATGTCTAA
- the C9H2orf76 gene encoding UPF0538 protein C2orf76 homolog isoform X1 produces MSAESSTITVRLVRSFEHRNFRPVVYHGVNLDQTVKQFITFVRKDVPSRTGLPPPFKNYKYDTMKIIHQAHKSKTGELVVSLEDDDKLILKEDSTLKAAGVANETELAFFCEEDYRNYKANPVSAW; encoded by the exons ATGTCAGCAGAAAGCTCAACCATCACAGTTCGTCTTGTTCGCTCTTTTGAACACCGGAACTTCAGACCCGTGGTGTATCATGGAGTTAACTTGGATCAGACAGTAAAGCAGTTCATTACTTTTGTGCGGAAGG atgTGCCTTCAAGAACAGgacttcctcctcctttcaaaAATTACAAGTATG atacaATGAAGATTATTCATCAAGCACACAAATCTAAG ACCGGTGAACTTGTAGTGAGTTTGGAAGACGATGACAAACTGATTTTGAAAGAAGACAGTACGCTGAAAGCAGCTGGAGTAG CAAATGAGACCGAATTAGCATTCTTCTGTGAGGAAGATTACAGAAACTACAAAGCTAATCCTGTTTCGGCCTGGTGA
- the STEAP3 gene encoding metalloreductase STEAP3 isoform X3 — translation MSRGDMAKPLLGHRSMEGDPSITPAAGRTIGVLGSGDFARSLAIRLVCSGFKVVVGSRNPKRKAGLFPSAAEVTFQAEAVKKTDVIFVAVFREHYSTLCDLADVLAGKILVDVSNNTEINHHKESNAEYLASLFPACTVVKGFNVVSAWTLQSGARDGNKQVLICSNNQEAKRTVAEIAQVMGFTPVDMGCMSSAREIENIPLRLLPAWKIPIFLALGLFLCFFTYNLIRQVIHPYIREQKNKLYKIPIEVVNTTLPCVAYVMLSLVYLPGVLAACLQLYHGTKYRRFPDWLDQWLQHRKQIGLLSFFCAALHAVYSLCLPMRRSHRYQLIETAVKQAVEKKMTVWVEEEVWRMEIYLSVGIIALGLLSLLAITSLPSVANSLNWREFSFIQHYCLACTRLQVRLQ, via the exons ATGTCCAGAGGAGACATGGCCAAACCCCTCCTGGGCCATCGGAGCATGGAGGGAGACCCCAGCATCACTCCTGCGGCCGGCCGCACCATCGGAGTGCTGGGGAGCGGGGACTTCGCGCGGTCATTGGCCATCCGACTGGTGTGCTCTGGGTTCAAGGTGGTGGTTGGCAGCCGCAACCCAAAGCGAAAAGCCGGCCTCTTCCCTTCCGCAGCAGAAGTCACCTTCCAGGCTGAGGCGGTGAAGAAGACGGATGTCATTTTTGTGGCGGTTTTCAGGGAACATTACTCCACCCTCTGTGACCTGGCTGATGTGCTGGCGGGCAAGATCCTGGTGGACGTTAGTAACAACACCGAGATCAACCATCACAAAGAATCCAACGCCGAGTACTTGGCTTCCCTGTTCCCAGCCTGCACCGTTGTCAAGGGGTTTAATGTGGTTTCTGCATGGACGCTGCAGTCAGGTGCCAGGGATGGAAATAAGCAG GTTCTGATTTGCTCAAATAACCAAGAAGCCAAGCGCACCGTAGCAGAGATCGCTCAAGTCATGGGATTCACCCCTGTGGACATGGGCTGCATGTCGTCAGCCCGTGAGATCGAGAACATTCCCCTGCGCCTCTTGCCAGCCTGGAAAATCCCCATCTTTTTGGCTCTGGGgctctttctttgcttcttcaCTTACAACCTGATCCGGCAGGTCATCCACCCTTACATCAGGGAGCAGAAGAACAAGTTGTACAAGATCCCCATCGAGGTGGTCAACACAACGCTGCCTTGCGTGGCCTATGTCATGCTGTCTCTGGTCTACCTGCCTGGAGTGCTGGCAGCCTGCTTGCAGCTCTACCACGGCACCAAATACAGGCGCTTTCCAGATTGGCTCGACCAGTGGCTCCAGCACCGAAAGCAGATTGGTCTCCTCAGCTTCTTCTGCGCGGCTTTGCATGCCGTGTACAGCCTCTGTCTGCCCATGCGCCGCTCCCACCGCTACCAGTTAATCGAGACGGCCGTCAAGCAG GCTGTGGAGAAGAAGATGACTGTCTGGGTAGAGGAGGAAGTCTGGAGGATGGAGATTTATCTTTCTGTTGGAATAATTGCCCTGGGCTTGCTGTCGTTACTTGCCATCACTTCACTTCCGTCCGTCGCAAACTCTCTCAACTGGAGGGAATTCAGTTTCATTCAG CACTACTGCTTAGCGTGCACCAGGCTTCAAGTCCGGCTGCAGTGA